GGCAAAGCTATAATTAATGAatggaaaaaattcaaaaaacaccactcccccacccccaccatacacacacacaaaaaaaaatcccaaaccTTATGCACCATTAGCATGTTACGCGGTCCCTCAATTCTGGGATCCAATCCTTGCTACCAAAGAATGTATATCCATCAGATCAGTATTACTGTATGTAGTGTAACTTTTGCTTTCAGAGAGGGGTCCGGAACTTTtgtaaaccaaaaataaaattttagaatcaaaataacccattaaaaaaaaaaaaaaaaaaaaaccaaaataggcttcacgcacagaatctgtgcgtaaaaggaccaaagtgtacatttacacTTAAGTTCTTTTAcacacagattctgtgcgtaaAAGCACTGAAATAACACGCCCCCGTCCTTCTTCCAGCCTTTGTTAtttgaaaatcactcaaaattcagtttttttccaTAATTTGACCGAAGATTTGTCACGTTTCTAAACTTCAGAATATAAATATtctatatagaacttaatatattttttagcgtacaataatatcggctcattacatcaggtatacatatatgtttggatcgtcgttttaggggttataaagtgctccgaagtaagtttggaaacttgttatctttaagtttaattgtcatattttatagggttctAATTAATAtaggacgtcgcacgagttattattaatcgacaataaatactaaaataactacttattattaaaaaataataccgaaaaatatatataatattaacataaaatgtacattttatttacaaatacacaATCTCCTAAGGCCTAAGGccaaccccaccaccctcaCTATCATCAGGATCCTCTCTCCTCCTCTTAATGACAGGATAATTTATGTCATGATCATCCTTTGTTTCCTTCTTTAGGCCCTGGGTAAAAATATGCTTCCTGTGGGAGACGGCGGCGGTCGAAATCTTAGTAGCCTCATTAGATGCCTCAGGAGATAACTTAATCGAAGGAGACTGGACCACAGGAgcagaagaatgaacctgaaataacatataaacaatttaatttagatttatcataaactaaacatgaaataacatataaaaattatttaataaattatttcattgtaaaaaaataaacctGTGTGTTGACGGCCTCCTGAGATGGCTGGTCAGAGCGCTCCTAAGCTGGCTCCTCAACGGTCTCCTGAGCGCTACCCGAGGCATGCAGAATCGGAGGTGGAGACGGGTCAATCTGAACAAGAGGAGACGGGTCCACAGGCGCAGAAGAATGAACCTATAATACATgtaaataatttagtttagattaataaaataattaattaataccttattttatagtaaaaatacaaacctgtgtgtcgacggGCTCCTGAGCGGCCCGCGGAACCGGAGATGCAGATGGTGTCGTAGGCCTGGCTATAGGACGAAGAAAGTACTCATCGAAAATAATTCCCAAGTCTAAGTCCTCATGTCCGTCTCCCACATGTAGATCACTAACTGGCACCTGTGGAAATGATGACCAAGGATCATAATGCGCTAATATCTTTGGCGTATATCCAGGTCCTGTGAAGTCGACGACCTGGAAGAAGAAGTCGACCGGATATCTGTAGCCGACGGATCCTGACGAGCTATATCGTTAGGCTCATCTACTAGACCTGCGCGCCCCGACCACCTCCGTCCGGCTCACACGCCTCCCCATCTACCACCCTCTGGAACACCATCTGGAACGCCCTCTGGTACAGGCTCTAGAATATCCTCATCGATACGATGCCACTCCTGTGCCCGTGTCATACCAGTGTCGGTAAGCTGAACTATATGTGCTGTATATTCCGCTATCCGGGGCTCGGGGGACTCCGTAAGGGGAATGCTCTCACGGTGTATCATCAAAGTCATCCGTAGCTGCATATATTTGcaaattttaagaattgaataaattcGTAAAGTAATACATAATAAGACGATGGattaagtttaagactaataaaacttaccaGCACATCATACACTCCTGAGAGTAATGCTTATCCTCGGCCATCAGGACGAGGCGTCGAGGGCATGTACCACGTCATGTACTCATGGACCGGAGTGTTATGTCCGACCGCCGCTAGAGTCATCATCCTCGTGTTCCATGCATCGACTTCCTGGTGCATACACTCCCGTCATGCAGCATTGCTGATCGAACGCTCGTCCCTGGTATAGTGGGCGTGCTCCCAACGCGTAGCCACGGGTATGTTATGTACATGCCCAAACTGCCGTAAGACGCGGTCGGGCGCGTGATGCTCAACGATGTCCATATGGATCAATGGACACCGTGCCATCCACATGTGCTCGCTGACCACAAAACGCCGCGGTAACCAAAATCGATCATACGGCGTCCATATGAAAGCCTATAAAAAGAATTCaactagttaacaataaaagactaacaaaaacaaaaactgaATCACAAGCTTCTGATAAAAAACGAGCAGTTCTAGTAAGGTTTGTAATATGAATACCCTTACACTTTGCCGATAGATGCTTTCGTAAGTTTACTTTTTTCAGGAAAGCGAAATTCTTTTAGTCTTCCAGGGGATCGAATCTTAACTAACTGACGTAGTGTAATATCAACCAGCCTTCAGAACCAGTCGagaataaaatcaaaagaaagaagattgaTTGAAAACAAATTAATGTTAAATCAAAAAACTTACCTCGAGCTCCGTCATGCGGTCTAACTGATCCCTAAACGGGAGAATGACATGGTGCGTCTCCACACCTCGGAATAAGCCTCGCGACCATCTCCGTGCGTATGGCATATCCTCATCAACATAGTCATCAGGAGGGTGAGCAGCTATGGGctgaaaaggtctcaacctaatccacacccatatctgccatagtcatcaaaaaaattatttattagtcGTCGTTTCGCAAAAATATATTTAGTGTTttattacacacacttaaatatattacctgaaGAAAAGGGCTAAATGCAGTGGCGCCCCAACTGTAACATCCAGTTGGTCGAGATCCTCAATATAGAGCAGATACCTCATGTTCATATCCGCACCCGAAGTGTTCGGGAACATGATGCCCCCGAAGATGATGAGAATCTATAAGCGAGAAGTCGGTCAACATCAGCCTGAGGCGTCGCCTCGGCAATTGGATCCTGCAAATCTACGAGGCGCAAGTAAGCATGGAGGAGGACCGCAACAACTAACTCTGTCCACGTATATCTCTCTCCTGAGGCACGAAAccagtgagcctagtcaactcttGGCGATACGGCAGCATCTGCGGAGGCTCCACTCTATACAATGCATGTCCATCAATCTGTAGACCATAAATCACCTCGACATCCTGCAGGGTGATGGTAGCCTCGCCAGTGCAGAGATAAAATGTATGGGTCTCCGGTCGCCAGCGCTCAATCATGACCGTCACTAGAGCCCTATCGTGTACAAGCCGACCAACCTCGATGCACCTGTAGATACCGCCCCGACGTAGTATATCTATGACACCAGGATGTGGGGGAATAGCCTCTAGAATATCCCATGCTGACTCCCTCGAACAGGTACGGACTACTCTACTTATGGGATCTGGGTGCATCCCATACAACCGGGACGATGCTTTcttttgtagataaagtaaCCCTCTGTTGTCGAAGGGCCCCGGCTCCATGGAGATGTCCTATCTGTTTtaggcattttaaattaatcattaatacGTGAAGTAAGGATTAAAGTGGTATattttttacgcattttaaattaatcattatttttttaattaatcgagaaattatacaaaggattgaatcctaaactaaggattttcaatttctaatcagaaaataaataaattaacaattaaagatataaagattaataattaacaaatcaaataattaacaattagctagcaaataattagcatataattaataaataaacaattaactaactaatcaaacaattaacaaattattaacaaataaacaattggcttaacaaaaactaaataaataattagctagtctaacaatgaaataactaatctaacaattaacaaatacttaACTCGTTAatctaacaattaacaaatactaaataaacaattaacaaattaacaacaaataaacaaatataaaaaaaattatatataaaaaaaaggggggctGTCCATGGGAGTGGAAACAGCCCCCATTTTACGCACAAAAGAAGTgtgtaaaagtttttttttttttgtcgataTCCGCAAATAATGCACAATAATAATGCTTAGATTaataatgtaatagaaaaatcgtggtaaaatacctagattgaagctttgattttgagtttttgaattgaattatacaCCCGCTTTATTGCGAAGAAACTTGTTCCTAGACTTCAATACCAGAAATATTGACTTTCGGGTTGGAAATCAACAAGAAAACGATGTTTTTGATCGTGTGGGACCTCGAAACGCAACCTTTAATGgctgattttctttttctttttgaattggGGGACCAGTGGTGGGGAAGAAGGGGACGTTTTATTTGAGGGttacgcacagaatctgtgcgtaaaAGAACCTAAGTGTAAATGTACTTTGGTCCTTTTACGTACAtattctgtgcgtgaaacctatttttattttttatttttttaatgagttattttaattccaaaattttatttttggattaCAAAAGTTTCGGGCTCTCCAGAGAGCGGGTCCATAGGCTACCGTAGCTCAATAACGACTAACTGACCATCCATTTAAAACAACGCTTTCCTTTGACCGATACACCTTTCTGAAGCATGaccccaaaaaggaaaagagaaatttgTGATACTCGAAAGGACGAAAACAAACACTCCCTTTACCCTAAATAATTGTTTTAGAaactttaatttatttcaaaatatttgatgTTTATAAGAGAACATGAAGTGATTTTATTACATTATCTTTACTGTTTCCATTAgtgaaattttaattaaacGAGACGTTTAAGAGAGGAGTAATTTAGTTTTTATAAAAATACTCTTATAACTAAAACTGTTAAATGTGTTTTTTAAGGGTGTCCAAAGGTTTAAAAGACAAATAATATGGAAAAAGAATGTGTTTAGAatggaagaaaatatattttttttaaatgttttggtTGGTCAAAGTTTTTgcaaaaacattttctttttttaagaaaacatgttttcaaaatgaatattttttccTTGGCAAACAAACCAAAAGGTTTTTCCATGAACCAATGGATACAGCCTAAAAAGACGTATAAAGAGGCATTGAATTTCATTTAATGTTTGTATCGGTCTCCACCAACCCATTTTTCTGCCTATAAAAGGAGACTCAAGGTAACACCCTTCATCACTCAGGTGTAAAGATATaggataaagaaaagaaaaggttgGTCAAGAAAGAGACATTAGGCAtattgagagaaagagaggaagtGATGGCCAATAAGTTGTCCATAGTTATCCTTTGTGTTGCTTTGGTAGTGGTTCATACCATAGCAGCAAGAGAAATGCCAAGTGACAAAGATCTTGCTGACCAAAAGAATGTTTTTGGAGGCACTGGAACTTTCGGTGGCATTGGTAACAATGGCCTGCCTTTTGCCGGAGTTGTAAGTGGAGTAGGCGCCGATGTtggtggggttgggggtggAGTTGGTGTTGGAGCTGGAATTGGTGGAGGACTTGGAGGTGGTGGAATAGGTGGTGTTGGGAGTCTTGGTGGTCCAGGTGGCTTGGGGGGTCTAGGTGGTCTAGGTGGTGGtgctggtggtggtggtggtgcaGGGAACCTTCCACTTCCATGAAGATTTATCACTTTCATATAAGTTTCATTATGTTTACTAGTTTACGTTGTTTCATGCATGTTTGGTTAGTTTGCCTAGCTAGTGTGAGAATAGagtgaggtttttttttttcttatctttttttCCTTGTTGATGTTTGGTTTCATGCATAGTGTAATGTTACGGGGTTTTCCCCGTTAGCAATGTTATGTAAGTTGTTGTACTTCTTTCTTTTGAGCGTTTGTATTTCAGCTTTTAAAAGTTTAACGCTTTTTTATTCACTTTGTTTATTTTGCTTACTTTAATATGTTTCGTCGAACTATAGCAAGAAGTACCACTGAGGATTCTCTTGTGATTTTAACTCAAGAAAAGGTAGAAAGcctgggaaaaaaaaatatctggaggaaaataaataaataaaatatgctACTTAAAATAtccttggaaaagaaaaaagattataTATAAGTAAACTGTAGCAAGTTCCGAAATTTGAACGCAAAGAAAGCCAAAGAGTGAAGAATCAAAATCAGATAATAATTCAAGGTAATGGTACACTCCCTGTCCAATTTACTTGTTGAATGTGGAAACTctataaattttgaaattaaaatatttgcaATGCACGGTAACTTTGCCATCTAGGGCGAGAAAAGagtaacttttttcttttttcgtatttgttttttgttgttgatgtttgttTTCATCCATAGTGTAATGTTATGTAAGTTTGTTGCACttctttcttttaattaattaaagtcaGGTGTTTCAAAGTTTAACGCTTTTTTTTCTCACTTTGTTTCTTTTGCTTGCTTTAATACGGTTGACGAAGTCGTAatgttaatttattattttcttgcttttgtTGTGAAGTTTGATTTTGTGTTGCGAGCAGCGCCACTGAGGATCCTCTTGTGATTTTAACTCacggaggaaaagaaaataatatgcCACTTAAAAGACACTGtacttggaaaagaaaaacatagATGACTCAAGACCGTAAGAATtgaaatattataattttttttttttgacacatGTAAAAGTGAGGGAAAACATTCTAGGtccccgtttggccataagaattattcactttattccagaaaaaattttcacattttttcggaatcaacgtttggccatgagaattccgaatacaacttcagactaccaaaaactcaaaaaatttgttttttaaaaaaattcacttttttacaactacatttcaccaaaaattacaatttcaaaaactatggccaaacacaactccaactccaaaattccaaaaaacaaattgattttttttttttttgatatctatggacaaacggagCCTAGATATATCGTGGTATAAGCAAACTCTAGCAGGCTTGAAATTTGAACGCAAAGAAAGCCAAAGAGTGAAGCGTACTAGATATAAGGACTAAACTCGAGCAAGTATAGAGGTGGAGCCATAAAATTTAATCATGGGTTTGGACTATAATTACGTGGTAAGTTTTCAGATAGATTATTCATACATATTATATTAACTTCTAATACAAGTACAAAGTTTAAGCCAAAATTACTTCGGAACCAGTAATTTAATATAACCATTTTCTCTGGGAGGTTTAGTTGGGGTAAAAATAATGAGACAACTTCTCGATAGGTACGCTAATAATATATCAGAAACGAtgcctttcttttttattctaaaACATCAAAGATGGATAAAAGTTTTGGTGTCCAGTAAGGCATAAATTGCTTTCCTGGAAAATATTATCCTCGGTAAATATCACTTCCAATTGTGCGATTACGACGAATTATTGAAATGCTTTCCCCAAGAAAAGTACTATTAGTATATTTTTTCACTAATAGATAGAGGAGCATGAGTTCCGCTTATGGATATTATTCATGTTTTCTGGACAAAcatctcaaattaatcccaacctatatcactTATTTCAACCAGCACTTAAACATTATCTTTATCCTTCAACAATAAAATAtcgccaaaaaaaaaactgctgTCATACCCTATATCCCCCACCTTGTCTCATAAACATATGTCATCTATTTTTATATCGACTCATAAACATACGTCATCTATTTTTATATCgaatcaattttttaaaatattctaatttttttgtCCAAGATGTTAAATTTTCACAGATTCCAAACATACGTTATAGTTCCAtgatttttcttaagaaaaGAATTACACCTTTCCAAATTAGTACGTAATTGTTACCAACAACCACCAAGTTCATAGATTCCATTTACTCCTCACAGTAAAAGTTCATAAATGAGTTCACCAACCAGTTAGGTTGAACCTGCTTTCACGCTTCTGACATGCATCTTTCTCTTTagtatatttgaattttttgtgaTTAATActcctatttcttttttaaattttaaaacttcaaaattttaaagCATAAGATGTTCTCTGCGAGGAGGAATCAATTCTTAATAAGGATTGAGATGAGATGCGACTTGAGATGAAGTTCAAATCCATTTACTTTTAAGTATACAAGAAATTGGATCCTTAAAAACTGAACTGTATTAGAAAGCTTGCATTTCACCTTGTAAACCttctcttcctttcttcttttaaacCCATTTATTTAGACACCAACAGCTGTATATCATTATCACTTAGTAGAGTTTACAGCTGTCTAGCAAGAACATTTTGAGGAAGAGAGAGTCCGTATAAATGTAATTAATCTGAGCACAGGCCAAAATTAATCTGATAAAGAAACGTTACTATGAATAGCTATATAAAttcaaattcttgaaatttgtaaaacttgtataaaataataaatgtaATAGTGTCTTTAAGACATAAAATGGCAGGAATCCCATAAAATATTGTAGGACAGAGAGAGAATATAGAGGTATTCTACAAATGGTACAAGTAGCGCTTACCGTTCCACAGGGTGACCGAACAATTTTGTACTAGACTACTAGTGCCAAAATCAAAAACCTACTCTGGTTTAACCTTAAGAGCAAACTGTGTCTCAAATAAAATGCTGTGTAGAGCAAAAAGTATTTCACTACTACAACAGCAATTTTCGTGATTTGCAAGTAGGAAGGTTCGAGTCATATAATGTGGAAAGCGAATTTAGCACACAATAAAAACGGTTGATGTAACCAACCCAGATGTTCTGAATGTAATTTTTTCCCAAATGATTGAAAACATCACCGTACAAAATGAGAACTAATGTTATTCTCAATGAAAACAAACTAAACCAAATGCTGAACAGGTATGAGTGAAAAGCGATACGTAATTTACTACATGTAAAGTCCTTCTGGCACtccctctttcttcttgaaCATCACCTTATCTTTCGCCTTCTTGAAATCTGCATGGGTCACCTGTAGAGAACAGAAAATATCTGTCAACATCTATAGCAAAATGCAAACTATTAGCTCCGGAAGTTCTACCTCCATCACAACATGATTTTTGCAAACCCCTATGGGACATGAACAAGATCAGGTACTCAGGAAGTTGAAATCAAATTAATTCCGAAAACACTTGGTTTCTGTCCCCCTTGTAAGTTCATAGGACTACAATTCGAAATCACATATTATGCCTCTAGTTTACTTACTCAAGACATAGATCaatacacccccccccccccccccccaaaaaaagaagctaaaatCGGCAGTTTTGACTTAGCCCAAACAATGCCCTCCAAACAAGTTAAGCTCTGCATTCCAAGTTTCGAGAACAAAACTATTCAACTTGTCTTATCAAGAACGCAAGTTAAAGAACCGATTCCAACATGCTCCCTGGTCAATTTACAAAGCAACAGACAACCCCGCACATGAACAAAGACATGGACTTAGTCAATTTCCAAAGTTGAGCATTTGGGTGCAAATTGGGACCAAACTGAATCGCTCATTACTAAAACAAATTTAACTTTCCATTTTAAGGTCTTACCTTCATCCGCCGTTCTCTTAGAGCGAGCAATCCAGCTTCAGTACATATTGCCTTGATATCAGCTCCAGAAAATTCATCCTTGGTCATAACAAATTCTTCTAGATTGACATCATCAGCCAAAGTCATCCTTGCTGTGTGTATCTGATATCCAAAATAGATTTTCTTGTCAGCAAATAGGAGGCAATCCACGATTCATCACTCAATAATTTTTGCTAACATCACAACATCAAACCTGGAAAATGCGCCTCCTTGTTTTAATGTCAGGAAGAGGGAACTCAATCTTCCTGTCTATTCTACCAGGTCGCAGCAGCGCAGGATCAAGACTTTCGATTTTATTTGTAGCAAGAATCACCTTAACATCTCCTCTGGAATCAAAACCATCTAGCTGGTTCAAAAGTTCTAACATGGTTCTCTGGATCTCACGTTCACCACCAGAATGGGCATCATACCTGGCAGATGAAGACTAATATCAACAGAAATCCACAAAATTCCAATCTTCAAGTTACTGAGGCCAGAGACAAACCTCTTGGTACCAACTGCATCAatctcatcaatgaagacaataGAAGGTGAGAGATCATCAGCAACTCTGAAAAGCTCCCTCACCAATTTAGGCCCATCTCCCAAGTATTTCTGAATCAGTTCACTTCCAACAACCCGCAAGAAAGTTGCCGAAGTGGAGTTTGCGACTGCCTGAACAAAATTCAGTAACACAGCACAGAATTTATCTTTTGTATACCCACAAAGACATTATTACTGTGACAACAAATCGTAAACACTCGACAAAGACCGTACTACTGGTC
This portion of the Lycium ferocissimum isolate CSIRO_LF1 chromosome 1, AGI_CSIRO_Lferr_CH_V1, whole genome shotgun sequence genome encodes:
- the LOC132062509 gene encoding serine/threonine-protein phosphatase 7 long form homolog; its protein translation is MHPDPISRVVRTCSRESAWDILEAIPPHPGVIDILRRGGIYRCIEVGRLVHDRALVTVMIERWRPETHTFYLCTGEATITLQDVEVIYGLQIDGHALYRVEPPQMLPYRQELTRLTGFVPQERDIRGQS
- the LOC132062521 gene encoding glycine-rich protein 5-like, whose amino-acid sequence is MANKLSIVILCVALVVVHTIAAREMPSDKDLADQKNVFGGTGTFGGIGNNGLPFAGVVSGVGADVGGVGGGVGVGAGIGGGLGGGGIGGVGSLGGPGGLGGLGGLGGGAGGGGGAGNLPLP